One Pseudomonas sp. MH9.2 DNA segment encodes these proteins:
- a CDS encoding hydroxymethylglutaryl-CoA lyase, translating into MITDYSDSLIVQEVAPRDGLQIEPKWVETADKIALIDQLSLAGFSRIEAGSFVSPKAIPALRDGEAVFLGIQRQPGVTYVALVPNLKGAQRALSAGADELNLVMSASQTHNLANMRMRCEQSLTAFADVVALARGTSLGLNASIATAFGCPFEGVTSEDRVMQIVDAYLELGMQGITLADTTGMANPRQVYRLVQRVLTQVPASMLTLHFHNTRGLGLSNVLAAYEAGARRFDASLGGLGGCPFAPGASGNICTEDLVNLCEEMGIHTGTDLPHLLEMSRRLPALLGHEMPGQVAKAGRNCDLHSAPENMPV; encoded by the coding sequence ATGATTACTGACTATTCCGACAGCCTGATCGTCCAGGAGGTCGCGCCGCGAGACGGCCTGCAAATCGAGCCCAAGTGGGTAGAAACTGCCGACAAGATCGCCTTGATCGATCAATTGTCACTGGCCGGGTTTTCCCGTATCGAAGCAGGCTCCTTCGTCTCCCCCAAAGCCATCCCAGCGTTACGCGACGGTGAAGCGGTGTTTCTGGGCATCCAGCGTCAGCCTGGCGTGACCTACGTTGCGCTGGTGCCCAACCTCAAAGGTGCGCAGCGCGCCCTCAGCGCGGGTGCCGATGAGCTGAACCTGGTGATGTCCGCCAGCCAGACCCATAACCTGGCAAACATGCGCATGCGCTGCGAGCAATCGCTTACGGCATTTGCCGATGTGGTGGCACTGGCTCGCGGCACGTCGCTGGGCCTGAATGCCTCCATTGCCACCGCCTTCGGTTGCCCCTTCGAAGGCGTGACCAGCGAAGACCGGGTGATGCAGATCGTCGATGCTTATCTGGAGTTGGGCATGCAGGGCATCACCCTGGCCGACACAACAGGCATGGCCAATCCACGTCAGGTCTATCGTCTGGTACAACGCGTATTGACGCAGGTTCCGGCGTCAATGCTGACGCTGCACTTCCACAACACCCGAGGTCTGGGCCTGAGCAATGTGTTGGCTGCATACGAGGCTGGCGCACGGCGCTTCGATGCCTCCCTTGGGGGGCTGGGAGGTTGTCCGTTCGCCCCTGGCGCCTCCGGCAACATCTGCACCGAAGACCTGGTGAACCTGTGCGAGGAAATGGGTATTCACACCGGTACCGATCTGCCTCATTTGCTGGAGATGTCTCGCCGTCTGCCTGCGCTGTTGGGTCATGAAATGCCCGGTCAGGTAGCCAAGGCCGGTCGCAACTGCGACCTGCATTCCGCGCCGGAGAATATGCCCGTTTGA
- a CDS encoding MFS transporter has protein sequence MTISVLNADSSPAEIVSAEKALISKVAWRLMPLIMVCYLFAFFDRINISFAKFQLQTDLSLSDTAYGLGAGLFVVGYVLFEVPSNMMLYKVGARRWIARIMMSWGVATALMVFVNTEWQFYGLRFIIGAMEAGFAPGVLYYLTLWFPQHYRGRITSMLFLASAFAGLIGAPLSGLVLGHLDGVMNMRGWHWLFLLGGLPCVLLGLLVLVVLKDKIADAHWLTGQEKTYLASRVAHHEPHKGGGSLLAALKLPGFLMLGLIYFLIQVASYGLNFWAPQLIRSAGTESPVIIGLLTAIPYICGAISMVVVGRMSDASGERRKYVAGLVVLGAIGFFSAGIFAEHTLFLIISLSLLGAGIVASIPAFWALPPKLLAGAGAGAAGGIAVINTLGQFGGIVSPIMVGRIKDLTGSTTPALYVIGIASLIAAGLLLWALPAKLRTLDKTDQ, from the coding sequence ATGACAATCTCTGTTCTGAACGCGGACAGCAGTCCTGCCGAGATCGTGAGCGCGGAAAAGGCCCTGATCAGTAAAGTCGCCTGGCGCCTGATGCCATTGATCATGGTCTGCTACCTGTTCGCCTTCTTCGACCGCATCAACATCAGCTTCGCCAAATTCCAGCTACAGACTGACCTGAGCCTGAGCGACACCGCTTATGGTCTCGGCGCGGGGCTGTTCGTGGTCGGTTACGTGCTGTTCGAAGTGCCCAGCAACATGATGCTGTACAAGGTCGGCGCACGGCGCTGGATCGCCCGGATCATGATGTCCTGGGGTGTGGCGACGGCGCTGATGGTCTTCGTCAATACTGAATGGCAGTTCTACGGTTTGCGCTTCATCATTGGCGCGATGGAAGCGGGCTTCGCGCCGGGCGTGCTGTATTACCTGACGTTGTGGTTCCCACAGCACTATCGCGGGCGGATCACCTCGATGCTGTTCCTGGCCTCGGCCTTCGCCGGTCTGATTGGCGCGCCGCTCTCGGGCCTGGTCCTCGGTCATCTTGATGGCGTGATGAACATGCGCGGCTGGCACTGGCTGTTCCTGCTGGGCGGTTTACCCTGTGTGCTGCTGGGCCTGTTGGTGTTGGTTGTCCTCAAGGACAAGATCGCCGATGCGCATTGGCTGACGGGCCAGGAAAAGACCTATTTGGCCAGCCGCGTCGCCCACCACGAACCCCACAAAGGCGGCGGCTCCTTGCTGGCGGCATTGAAGCTGCCAGGCTTCTTGATGCTCGGGCTGATTTACTTCTTGATTCAAGTGGCGTCCTATGGCCTCAACTTCTGGGCCCCGCAGTTGATTCGCAGCGCTGGCACTGAAAGCCCGGTGATCATCGGTTTGCTTACGGCTATCCCGTATATCTGTGGCGCCATCAGCATGGTGGTAGTTGGGCGGATGTCCGATGCCAGCGGCGAACGGCGCAAATACGTGGCCGGTTTGGTGGTGCTGGGAGCGATCGGTTTCTTTAGCGCCGGGATATTCGCCGAGCACACGTTGTTTCTTATCATCTCCCTGAGTTTGCTGGGTGCAGGCATCGTCGCCTCAATCCCTGCCTTCTGGGCCCTGCCACCAAAACTGCTGGCCGGTGCTGGCGCAGGTGCAGCCGGCGGTATTGCGGTAATCAATACCCTCGGGCAGTTCGGCGGTATCGTCAGCCCGATCATGGTCGGCCGAATCAAAGACCTGACCGGCAGCACCACCCCAGCGCTGTACGTGATCGGCATCGCCAGCCTGATTGCCGCCGGGCTGCTGCTTTGGGCTTTGCCGGCCAAACTGCGGACGCTTGACAAGACCGATCAGTGA
- the pssA gene encoding CDP-diacylglycerol--serine O-phosphatidyltransferase, which translates to MRSTFRRSILPTLRGFALAADAITMLPHATDYRRCLLEKIAAATQRIYVVALYLQQDEAGQEILDALYAAKAARPTLDVVVLVDWFRAQRGLIGAGKQPGNSAWYQAQNLEHDVEVPVYGVPVQTRELFGVLHLKGIVIDDCVIYSGASINNVYLHKFDKYRLDRYHLLQNKALADSMQHLVRNDVLTSKAVHRLDLPAPPTSRSLRGEIRAFRSHLKRTSYDTSDGSDETGGLRVIPLLGVGNKNPLSRTICELIAASQTQLTLCTPYFNLPVTVTREINRALKRGVTIDIIIGDKTANDFFIPADEPFKVIAALPYLYEISLRRFAQKHQQAIAKDQLNLHLWKDGDNTFHLKGLWADQRYTLLTGNNLNPRAFQLDLENALLIDDPKSEWTARRDVEVTQLMRNTLRVGKYDELDTLSEYPVAVRTFLRRVSRVRIERLLYRIL; encoded by the coding sequence ATGCGCTCCACTTTCAGACGTTCCATCCTGCCCACGCTTCGTGGTTTTGCCTTGGCAGCCGATGCAATCACGATGTTGCCCCACGCCACCGACTACCGACGCTGCCTGCTGGAGAAAATCGCTGCTGCGACTCAGCGAATCTATGTGGTTGCCCTGTACCTGCAACAGGATGAAGCCGGTCAGGAAATCCTCGACGCCTTGTACGCCGCCAAAGCAGCGCGGCCGACACTGGATGTCGTGGTGTTGGTGGATTGGTTTCGCGCACAACGAGGGTTGATCGGTGCCGGCAAGCAGCCCGGTAACTCCGCGTGGTATCAGGCGCAGAACCTGGAGCATGACGTTGAAGTGCCGGTGTATGGAGTGCCTGTGCAGACCCGCGAACTGTTCGGGGTGCTGCACCTCAAGGGAATCGTGATCGATGACTGCGTGATCTACAGTGGCGCCAGCATCAATAACGTCTACCTGCACAAGTTCGACAAGTACCGCCTTGATCGCTATCACCTGTTGCAGAACAAGGCACTGGCCGACTCGATGCAACACTTGGTGCGCAACGATGTACTCACATCCAAAGCCGTGCACCGCCTGGACCTGCCCGCGCCTCCCACCTCTCGCAGTTTGCGGGGTGAAATCCGAGCCTTCAGGAGCCATCTCAAACGCACGTCATACGACACATCGGACGGCAGCGATGAAACCGGTGGCCTGCGTGTCATTCCCCTGCTGGGTGTGGGCAACAAGAACCCGCTGAGTCGCACTATTTGCGAGTTGATCGCGGCCAGTCAGACACAACTGACGCTGTGCACGCCGTATTTCAATCTGCCGGTGACCGTGACGCGGGAAATCAATCGCGCCCTCAAGCGCGGCGTGACCATCGATATCATCATCGGCGACAAGACCGCCAATGACTTTTTCATCCCGGCCGACGAGCCCTTTAAAGTCATTGCCGCACTGCCTTATCTCTACGAAATCAGCTTGCGCCGCTTCGCACAAAAGCATCAGCAGGCCATCGCCAAGGACCAGTTGAATCTGCACCTGTGGAAAGACGGCGACAACACATTCCACCTGAAAGGACTCTGGGCCGACCAGCGCTACACCTTACTGACGGGCAACAACCTCAATCCGCGAGCCTTCCAGCTGGACCTGGAAAATGCTCTGCTGATCGACGATCCAAAGTCCGAGTGGACTGCACGCCGTGATGTGGAAGTCACTCAACTGATGCGTAATACCTTGCGGGTCGGCAAGTACGACGAACTGGACACGCTGAGCGAATACCCGGTCGCCGTGCGCACGTTTCTGCGTCGGGTCAGCCGGGTTCGCATAGAGCGTTTGTTGTACCGCATCCTCTAA
- a CDS encoding diguanylate cyclase produces the protein MQDPGGKGLSLTKRLYKSRTLGMILGFFCVAAVVYPLHKSGWVWGLMVLTGFVWPHLAFQWARVSTVPFQAEQRNLLIDSCLGGLWVGAMQFNLLPSVIALSMMSMNNMAIAGPRFLLGGWLAQALGIAVSLLIFSPVFTPETTVFQMYACVPLLAIYPLALGWVAYKQTHLLKNHKRELLTLSRTDSLSGLLNHGSWKDHLDLEFQSCSNTQQSGTIALIDIDHFKVINDTYGHVVGDHVLRQLSTVLKQNLRASDLAGRYGGDEFCVILPDTPIVVAAEIMDRLRDTFGSIRYEREPAMRVSLSIGLAAYSPAHLDATSWLSDSDKALYGAKSTGRDRVGCLIDGAFHQVVRDPA, from the coding sequence ATGCAAGACCCCGGAGGAAAAGGACTTTCACTCACGAAGCGGCTGTACAAGTCGCGCACGCTGGGAATGATCCTCGGGTTTTTCTGCGTTGCCGCCGTCGTCTACCCACTGCACAAGTCTGGCTGGGTATGGGGGCTGATGGTCCTTACCGGATTTGTCTGGCCGCATCTGGCCTTTCAATGGGCTCGCGTATCGACGGTTCCATTCCAGGCTGAGCAGCGCAATCTACTGATTGATTCATGTCTAGGCGGCCTCTGGGTGGGGGCCATGCAATTCAACCTGCTGCCCAGCGTCATCGCTCTTTCAATGATGTCCATGAACAATATGGCCATCGCGGGGCCGCGTTTTCTGCTGGGAGGCTGGCTGGCACAAGCGTTGGGTATTGCGGTCTCCCTGCTGATTTTTTCCCCGGTATTTACGCCCGAAACCACAGTTTTCCAGATGTATGCCTGTGTACCTTTGCTCGCTATCTACCCGTTGGCGCTTGGCTGGGTTGCGTACAAACAGACTCATCTGCTGAAAAACCACAAGCGCGAATTGCTGACCCTCAGTCGTACCGACAGCTTGTCGGGCCTGTTGAACCATGGCTCGTGGAAGGATCATCTGGACCTTGAGTTCCAGTCCTGCAGCAATACGCAGCAGAGTGGCACCATCGCCCTGATCGACATCGATCACTTCAAAGTGATCAACGATACCTATGGCCATGTGGTGGGGGACCATGTGCTCCGGCAATTGAGCACGGTACTCAAACAAAACCTGAGGGCCTCGGATCTGGCAGGGCGGTATGGCGGCGATGAGTTTTGCGTGATCTTGCCTGATACCCCGATCGTGGTCGCGGCCGAGATTATGGACCGCCTGCGCGATACCTTCGGCTCCATCCGTTACGAACGGGAACCGGCGATGAGGGTCAGCCTTAGCATTGGACTGGCCGCCTACAGCCCTGCCCATCTGGATGCGACCAGTTGGCTAAGTGACTCCGACAAGGCGCTGTATGGGGCTAAAAGCACGGGGCGTGACCGGGTCGGTTGTTTGATTGACGGGGCATTTCATCAGGTCGTGCGTGATCCCGCTTGA
- a CDS encoding glycerophosphodiester phosphodiesterase, whose product MTLLASALLMSESTLAIEPPSKTLAAKIGVPWPAVIAHRGASFDAPEETIPAYMLARELGADYLEMDIQRTKDGVLIALHDDTLRRTTNIAQVYPDRITQPVSSFTLAELKQLDAGSWFNTAFPARARSSYVGLKILTLDEVIDIAEGGENKPGLYIETKVPAQFPGIEEDLKNVLAKRGWLDQRPEAAQGRVNVAHMPGRVVLQTFEKPSLELLQKSMPQVPKVLLLWLGDGYIQASSDATFKTSGAKDKASFYAGQDVKSEAEFAGWIEWAKAHGAIGIGPSSALKDGGDQSYVDLVKPWMNRMAHDKGLIIHPYTVDDEVDFKALSARGVDGFFTNRAAQLLTFYGRPSSESLDTLLRRSGY is encoded by the coding sequence ATGACACTGTTGGCGAGCGCGCTGCTGATGAGTGAGTCCACGCTCGCGATTGAACCGCCGAGCAAGACACTCGCCGCCAAAATCGGGGTGCCCTGGCCTGCCGTCATTGCGCACCGGGGCGCGTCGTTTGATGCGCCAGAGGAAACCATTCCCGCTTATATGCTGGCTCGAGAGCTGGGGGCTGATTATCTGGAAATGGATATTCAGCGCACCAAGGACGGAGTTCTGATCGCCCTGCATGACGATACCCTCCGACGCACTACCAACATCGCGCAGGTCTACCCGGACCGGATCACGCAACCTGTGAGCAGCTTCACGCTGGCGGAGCTCAAACAGCTGGACGCTGGTTCCTGGTTCAATACCGCCTTCCCCGCCAGAGCCCGCAGCAGTTATGTCGGTTTAAAAATTCTGACCCTGGACGAAGTCATCGATATCGCCGAGGGCGGTGAGAACAAACCGGGGCTGTATATCGAGACCAAGGTTCCCGCCCAGTTTCCCGGCATAGAAGAAGACCTTAAAAATGTCCTGGCCAAACGCGGCTGGCTCGATCAACGACCCGAAGCCGCCCAGGGCCGGGTGAATGTCGCGCACATGCCTGGTCGCGTGGTCTTGCAGACCTTCGAAAAACCAAGCCTCGAACTGCTGCAAAAAAGCATGCCACAGGTGCCAAAAGTGCTGTTGTTGTGGTTAGGGGATGGCTATATCCAGGCCAGTTCGGACGCCACGTTCAAGACCTCTGGCGCCAAAGACAAGGCCAGCTTTTATGCCGGACAGGACGTGAAGTCCGAAGCGGAGTTCGCCGGGTGGATTGAGTGGGCCAAAGCTCACGGAGCAATCGGCATTGGGCCTTCATCAGCGCTCAAAGACGGTGGCGATCAAAGTTATGTGGACTTGGTCAAGCCATGGATGAACCGTATGGCCCATGACAAAGGCCTGATAATCCATCCCTACACCGTCGATGACGAGGTGGATTTCAAAGCACTCAGCGCCCGCGGAGTCGACGGTTTCTTCACCAACCGCGCGGCACAACTGCTGACGTTCTATGGCCGTCCGTCTTCAGAAAGCCTCGACACCCTTCTTCGTCGAAGCGGGTATTGA
- a CDS encoding histidine phosphatase family protein, with protein MMATRLTLICHARTLAQKLARFPLDEPVELDWQAAGHSLADRFKPSVHLLSAPEIRARQTAHLFGSQMDIVPELRDCDFGHWQGKRIKDLQAHEPEALQAWSADSASTAHGGESVAEVCARVGAWLDTLRMQGHFVAITHPFVIRAAILHALQCPTAAFNSIDIEPLSATELRFNGRWRLRMQEGLL; from the coding sequence ATAATGGCGACTCGTTTGACCTTGATCTGCCATGCCCGGACACTCGCACAGAAGCTCGCGCGTTTTCCGCTGGACGAGCCTGTCGAACTGGATTGGCAGGCTGCAGGGCATTCGCTGGCCGACCGCTTCAAGCCCTCCGTGCATTTACTCAGCGCACCCGAGATCCGCGCCCGGCAAACCGCTCACCTGTTCGGGTCGCAGATGGATATCGTCCCTGAGTTGCGCGATTGCGATTTTGGACACTGGCAAGGCAAACGCATCAAAGACCTCCAGGCGCATGAGCCCGAAGCACTCCAGGCCTGGAGTGCAGACAGCGCTTCAACTGCGCACGGCGGCGAATCGGTGGCCGAGGTCTGCGCCCGCGTCGGCGCATGGCTCGACACCCTGCGCATGCAGGGACACTTCGTCGCGATCACCCACCCCTTCGTCATCCGCGCCGCCATCCTGCATGCCCTGCAGTGCCCAACGGCAGCCTTCAACTCGATAGACATCGAGCCATTATCCGCGACTGAGTTGCGGTTCAACGGGCGGTGGCGGTTACGGATGCAGGAAGGGCTTTTGTGA
- a CDS encoding 2-hydroxyacid dehydrogenase, translating to MTTVLVLVETINDYLPILENSGFNLILAPSPAERAKAIETHGAQINAVLTRGPLGFYADEIAALPHLEIICVIGAGYEHVDLEAAKARNITVTNGAGVNAPSVADHALALLLSLVRDIPRADASVRRGEWRKVMRPSLAGKRLGILGLGAVGMAIAKRAVLGFDMSVSYHNRQPRSDVPYAYCASPVELASTSDFFIVATPGGAETLQLVDKHVLDALGPHGFIVNIARASVISTADLIDALEHDRIAGAALDVFDNEPQVPDALKALSNVVLTPHVAGLSPEASQGTVQLVADNLLAYFSGQPVLTPVRS from the coding sequence ATGACGACTGTTCTAGTGCTGGTTGAAACCATTAACGACTATTTGCCGATACTCGAAAACAGTGGTTTTAACCTGATTCTCGCGCCGAGTCCGGCCGAGCGGGCAAAAGCCATCGAGACGCATGGTGCGCAGATCAATGCCGTATTAACCCGCGGTCCGCTGGGTTTTTATGCCGATGAGATCGCCGCGCTACCTCATCTGGAAATCATCTGCGTGATCGGCGCCGGCTATGAGCATGTCGACCTTGAGGCCGCCAAGGCTCGGAATATTACGGTGACAAACGGGGCCGGGGTCAATGCACCCTCGGTCGCCGATCACGCCTTGGCGCTGTTGCTGTCGCTGGTGCGTGATATCCCGCGTGCCGATGCATCGGTACGGCGCGGCGAGTGGCGTAAAGTCATGCGTCCTTCGCTGGCTGGCAAACGCCTCGGTATTCTTGGGCTGGGCGCGGTGGGCATGGCGATCGCCAAACGTGCCGTTCTGGGTTTTGATATGTCCGTGAGTTATCACAATCGCCAGCCCCGCAGTGATGTGCCTTACGCTTATTGCGCAAGCCCGGTCGAACTGGCGAGCACCTCGGACTTCTTTATCGTCGCGACCCCGGGTGGGGCAGAAACTCTGCAGTTGGTCGACAAACACGTACTGGATGCCCTGGGCCCTCACGGTTTTATCGTCAACATCGCGCGTGCCAGCGTCATCTCGACGGCGGACCTGATCGATGCGCTTGAACATGATCGTATCGCTGGCGCCGCACTGGATGTCTTCGATAATGAACCGCAGGTACCGGACGCGCTCAAGGCGTTGAGCAACGTGGTGCTCACCCCTCATGTCGCAGGACTCTCTCCGGAAGCTTCGCAGGGTACTGTTCAGTTGGTGGCGGACAATCTGCTGGCGTACTTTTCCGGGCAACCGGTGCTGACCCCAGTGCGCAGTTGA
- a CDS encoding DUF488 domain-containing protein: protein MIQCKRAYDPASPADGYRVLVDRLWPRNMRKDRLVLNEWLPDTGPTTPLRKAFKSGAMSFADFCTGYRQELTAHPEHWWRLLEPARQGTLTLIYSAKDTEHNNAIVLREWLEEELDKQGPQSSPVCYAGSHLK, encoded by the coding sequence ATGATTCAATGCAAGCGCGCTTATGACCCGGCGTCCCCCGCAGATGGTTATCGGGTATTGGTCGACCGACTTTGGCCAAGAAACATGCGCAAAGACCGCTTGGTCCTCAACGAGTGGCTGCCTGACACGGGCCCGACCACCCCGTTAAGAAAGGCGTTCAAAAGCGGCGCGATGAGCTTCGCGGATTTTTGTACGGGGTATCGCCAAGAACTGACGGCTCATCCGGAACATTGGTGGCGACTTCTCGAACCTGCCCGCCAAGGCACGCTGACACTCATCTATTCGGCGAAGGACACGGAACATAACAATGCAATCGTGCTGAGGGAGTGGCTTGAAGAAGAACTGGATAAGCAAGGGCCGCAAAGTTCTCCCGTCTGTTATGCCGGCTCACACCTCAAGTGA
- the ccoN gene encoding cytochrome-c oxidase, cbb3-type subunit I — MARVTAPDINASYNYDVVRRFTLMTLFWGILGMGMGVILAAQLVWPELNLNMPWTTFGRLRPVHTNLVIFAFGGGALFATSLYVVQRTSRVRLISDRLANFVFWGWQAIIVALLITYPLGYTTSKEYAEMEWPIAIAVAVVWVAYAYLFFGTIARRTVKHIYVGNWFYGAFIVVTGMVHVINHLSVPVSLLKSYSVYSGATDAMVQWWYGHSVVGFILSVGFLGMMYYFVPKQAARPIYSYRLSIVHFWSIITLYIWAGPHHLHYTALPDWAQSLGMAMSMILLAPSWGGMINGMMTLSGAWHKLRTDPILRFLVVSLAFYGMSTFEGPMMAIKTVNALSHYTDWTIGHVHAGALGWVAMISIGTLYHMIPKLYGREHMHSVGLINVHFWLATIGTVLYIASMWVNGITQGLMWRAINDDGTLTYSFVETLQASHPGYVVRLIGGSTFAGGMLLMAYNTWRTVRAGERNVQSPIVAVA, encoded by the coding sequence ATGGCCCGTGTAACCGCTCCCGATATCAACGCTTCCTATAATTACGACGTTGTTCGCCGCTTCACGTTAATGACCCTGTTCTGGGGGATCCTTGGCATGGGGATGGGCGTGATTCTGGCCGCACAGTTAGTCTGGCCGGAGCTGAACTTGAATATGCCATGGACCACGTTTGGCCGCTTGCGGCCTGTCCATACTAATCTGGTGATTTTTGCATTTGGTGGCGGTGCATTATTTGCAACGTCATTGTATGTGGTTCAGCGCACCAGTCGGGTTCGGTTGATATCCGACAGGTTGGCCAACTTTGTATTCTGGGGCTGGCAAGCCATTATCGTTGCCCTGCTGATCACGTACCCCTTGGGCTATACCACGTCCAAGGAATACGCCGAAATGGAATGGCCAATTGCGATAGCGGTGGCCGTCGTCTGGGTGGCGTATGCCTATTTATTTTTCGGCACTATCGCCCGCCGCACCGTTAAACATATTTATGTCGGTAACTGGTTTTACGGTGCCTTCATCGTGGTGACAGGCATGGTGCATGTGATCAATCACCTTTCGGTTCCGGTCAGTTTGCTAAAGTCCTATTCGGTCTATTCCGGCGCGACCGATGCAATGGTCCAGTGGTGGTATGGCCATAGCGTTGTGGGCTTTATTTTGTCTGTCGGCTTTTTGGGCATGATGTATTACTTCGTGCCGAAACAGGCCGCGCGGCCGATTTACTCCTATCGGTTATCCATCGTGCACTTCTGGTCAATCATCACTCTGTACATCTGGGCGGGTCCGCACCATTTGCACTACACCGCACTGCCCGACTGGGCTCAGTCGCTGGGCATGGCGATGTCGATGATTCTGCTGGCGCCAAGCTGGGGCGGCATGATCAACGGCATGATGACCCTGTCGGGGGCGTGGCATAAGTTGCGTACTGACCCGATTTTGCGATTCCTTGTCGTGTCCCTGGCGTTCTACGGCATGTCGACCTTTGAAGGGCCGATGATGGCGATCAAAACCGTCAATGCGCTTTCCCATTACACCGACTGGACCATTGGCCACGTACACGCTGGCGCGCTCGGCTGGGTTGCCATGATCAGCATCGGGACGCTGTACCACATGATCCCCAAACTGTATGGCCGCGAACACATGCATAGCGTGGGGCTGATCAACGTGCACTTCTGGCTGGCGACCATAGGTACCGTTTTGTACATCGCGTCGATGTGGGTCAATGGCATCACTCAGGGGTTGATGTGGCGTGCGATCAACGATGACGGGACATTGACTTACTCCTTCGTCGAAACGCTACAAGCCAGTCACCCAGGCTACGTTGTGCGACTTATCGGCGGCTCGACCTTCGCTGGCGGGATGCTGCTGATGGCCTACAACACCTGGCGCACTGTGCGAGCAGGCGAGCGCAACGTCCAATCACCGATTGTGGCCGTGGCTTGA
- a CDS encoding HPP family protein: MQRYRFMGWLARFTPATLNTRPKEWLRASVGSFLGLLVSTLICRAVFGSSVELHLMGPVAASAVILFAVSSGALAQPWPVIGGYLTSTAVALIVTHYVGYSLESAALAVGLSLGAMCVLRCLHPPGAALALCLVLADTELSGMGLQVFYPVMLNAICLLVAALLYNNITGVRYPKLHVVTAVRATDDPAPEERVGITSADLDLALADIGEFVDVTREELEDIVRATEKYALRRSMGDITASQIMSRDLQCATPDTPVEQALNMLTSQHLKTLPVLDKERRLVGIVSLIDLLGHSRNTRRLGVLGRLGLRRGRVLEHVMTRPVTCVSGNAHVVELIPLLSGSGLHCLPVIEKGELVGIVTQTDLIAALHRDLIMHLG, encoded by the coding sequence ATGCAGCGTTATCGCTTTATGGGTTGGCTTGCTCGTTTTACGCCGGCGACATTAAACACACGTCCCAAAGAATGGTTGAGAGCGAGTGTCGGAAGTTTTCTCGGGTTGCTGGTCAGCACGCTGATCTGTCGCGCAGTCTTTGGCAGTTCAGTCGAATTGCATTTGATGGGGCCGGTGGCGGCGTCGGCCGTTATCCTGTTTGCCGTGTCTTCGGGGGCACTGGCGCAACCCTGGCCGGTCATTGGCGGCTATCTGACCTCAACAGCGGTGGCGTTGATTGTCACCCATTATGTCGGCTATTCGCTGGAAAGCGCCGCCTTGGCCGTTGGCCTGTCGTTGGGCGCGATGTGTGTGTTGCGTTGCTTGCACCCCCCTGGGGCGGCCTTGGCCCTATGCCTGGTATTGGCGGATACCGAACTCTCGGGGATGGGCCTTCAGGTGTTCTACCCGGTCATGCTCAATGCGATTTGCCTGTTGGTTGCGGCCTTGCTCTACAACAACATCACCGGAGTACGTTATCCCAAACTGCACGTTGTGACGGCTGTACGCGCTACCGACGATCCAGCCCCAGAGGAGCGCGTCGGCATCACCTCTGCAGACCTGGATCTGGCGTTGGCCGACATCGGTGAGTTTGTCGATGTGACACGTGAAGAGCTCGAAGACATCGTGCGTGCCACTGAAAAATATGCGTTACGGCGCAGCATGGGGGATATCACGGCGTCTCAGATCATGTCGCGCGATTTACAGTGTGCCACCCCGGACACGCCGGTCGAGCAGGCGCTGAATATGCTGACCTCGCAACACCTCAAGACGTTACCTGTTCTGGATAAGGAGCGGCGCCTTGTCGGCATTGTCAGCTTGATTGATTTGCTTGGGCATTCGCGCAATACCAGACGATTGGGGGTATTGGGCCGATTGGGCCTGCGCCGCGGAAGGGTGCTGGAGCACGTGATGACCCGCCCAGTCACGTGTGTGAGCGGTAATGCACATGTCGTCGAACTGATTCCGCTGTTATCAGGATCGGGGCTGCACTGCCTGCCCGTCATCGAGAAGGGAGAGCTGGTCGGCATCGTGACCCAGACCGATCTGATTGCAGCGCTTCATCGGGATTTGATCATGCACCTTGGATGA